Proteins encoded by one window of Halobacteriovoraceae bacterium:
- a CDS encoding FHA domain-containing protein, with protein MSTKGVQVFDNLKAPDVPGDYHRIVCMTGKLKGHVYILHGNRLILGRDEKCDIYVEDERSSREHAELVLMNGKYILTDLKSQNGIVVNDLKINQHTLDIGDKIIIGKTVYRYDHLHIEPLPVLVEEIDEVKNLEIKQEEELKREKRRKRRAKSKTKLTSSGGVDKKKLIIRLGMLLGILALVFAPSDDQNSQKKKIEEVKTKTSKDEEKKKDDTDKKYEEYVKNYRPIEDPELEARLVAIIHRGNRDFRERNFYRAMKEFSLALIISPDHAYASFYLAKAQDELLREVDQFKLKASSDSESLRYESAIISYCAIIKLLEDNPENEDYKQAKEKINKLEVMLGKKKNETKCIKKEEVNK; from the coding sequence ATGAGTACTAAGGGTGTACAAGTATTTGATAATTTGAAAGCACCTGATGTTCCAGGTGATTATCATCGTATAGTCTGTATGACGGGAAAATTAAAAGGTCATGTCTACATATTGCATGGCAATCGTTTAATACTTGGACGAGATGAGAAATGTGATATTTATGTAGAAGATGAGAGAAGCTCCAGAGAACATGCAGAACTCGTTCTTATGAATGGAAAATATATTTTGACCGATCTAAAAAGTCAAAATGGTATTGTTGTTAACGATCTTAAAATAAATCAACATACATTGGACATTGGGGATAAAATCATTATTGGTAAAACAGTGTACAGGTATGATCATCTGCATATCGAACCTTTACCTGTTTTAGTAGAAGAAATAGATGAAGTCAAAAATCTAGAAATCAAGCAAGAAGAGGAATTAAAACGAGAAAAAAGAAGAAAAAGAAGAGCTAAATCAAAAACAAAACTTACATCATCAGGTGGTGTAGATAAGAAAAAATTAATCATTCGCTTAGGTATGCTACTTGGAATTTTGGCATTAGTTTTTGCACCTTCAGATGATCAAAATTCTCAAAAGAAAAAAATAGAGGAAGTAAAAACTAAAACTTCAAAAGATGAAGAGAAGAAAAAAGATGATACAGATAAAAAATATGAAGAATATGTAAAAAATTATAGGCCAATCGAAGATCCTGAATTAGAAGCAAGATTAGTGGCCATCATTCACAGAGGAAATAGGGATTTTAGGGAGAGGAACTTTTATCGTGCAATGAAAGAATTTTCTTTGGCCCTTATTATTTCACCAGACCACGCATATGCTTCGTTTTACCTGGCCAAGGCACAAGATGAATTACTCAGAGAAGTTGATCAATTTAAACTCAAAGCTTCAAGTGATTCTGAATCTTTACGCTATGAATCTGCAATTATATCTTATTGTGCTATAATTAAGCTGTTAGAGGATAATCCTGAGAATGAGGATTATAAACAGGCCAAAGAAAAAATAAATAAACTTGAAGTTATGCTTGGAAAGAAAAAAAATGAAACTAAATGTATTAAAAAAGAGGAAGTCAATAAGTAG
- a CDS encoding FHA domain-containing protein, producing MQLSVFKNNRLIDQIDLSNEINTDMDGEGIFFIGRSSQCHVYLDDKKISREHAKLIHSGAKWVLENLTEINLFSVNGETRKRYELKNDDIILLNEYKINVDLPQTIKDVVVKEEIELDRSEDKNSSVPTGTMTMAIPRDFDFKDASPIEEQQKKEDQQSLNDDGTFNFDNSGTHNLEIENNNSSESFENDYGENNGFGDEFAGNEDFVDGQENVEFSEEQDGLEMIESPDDVFSDDQNQEGFDLVDADKTNVMSGLVNFELEIYGEFSPYDRYVIDKETIIIGRDSSKADLVIHDPDISAVHAKIIKTNVICMIEDLNSHNGTTLNGKKINKDILKVGDEIVLGSTTFTVRVQSEILDLREDQLMPVEKNQVVQVEEIIEVDEDDEIDDKSSGKAKGSFIERMKNNPEERKKLLFGAVILLALLLFLPDEKKEEPKVVKTPKVERPKEESKWTQEVKAELDTLYELAKRGIEANNLLEAQRNLDEMKKYDPKLEYKNARDLDSQIEDALALLAKKERDRERDKLEIEKKARIKELEKKAEEAVAKKQSTLSRELFSKILEEDPENLQVVILRKELEDWERKENEKKVEEATRIAERKRKVDLFIPVEKTYLKKNWYQAAIELEKFTEIKDMDEDLLIKANKYLEQSKKELENIVNPRLGKARSLIEGQDLKGAYEIFKEILNYEPTNVQAITEMSEIRSKLHNRSKKVYRQALISESLSLFNDAKEKFQEVQQISPSDSEYYKKATLKLKNYLE from the coding sequence GTGCAATTAAGTGTTTTTAAAAACAATAGATTGATTGATCAAATAGATCTGTCCAATGAAATTAACACAGATATGGATGGAGAAGGTATCTTTTTTATTGGACGATCAAGTCAATGTCATGTGTATTTAGATGATAAAAAAATCTCCAGAGAACATGCTAAACTTATTCACAGTGGAGCTAAATGGGTTTTAGAAAATTTAACAGAGATAAATCTTTTTTCTGTTAATGGTGAAACGAGAAAAAGATACGAGTTAAAAAATGACGATATAATTTTATTAAATGAATATAAAATCAATGTTGATCTACCCCAAACGATAAAAGATGTTGTAGTAAAAGAAGAAATTGAACTAGATAGAAGTGAAGATAAGAATTCAAGCGTGCCGACCGGAACGATGACAATGGCCATCCCACGTGACTTTGATTTTAAAGATGCTTCCCCTATAGAAGAACAGCAAAAAAAGGAGGATCAGCAATCTTTGAATGATGATGGAACTTTCAATTTTGATAATTCTGGTACTCATAATTTAGAGATTGAAAATAATAATTCTAGTGAGAGTTTTGAAAATGATTATGGTGAAAATAATGGTTTTGGAGATGAATTTGCTGGAAATGAAGATTTTGTAGATGGACAGGAAAATGTAGAGTTTTCAGAAGAACAAGATGGGCTTGAAATGATTGAGTCCCCGGATGATGTATTTTCGGATGATCAAAACCAAGAAGGTTTTGATTTAGTAGATGCTGATAAAACAAATGTCATGTCGGGACTGGTGAATTTCGAGCTTGAAATCTATGGAGAGTTTTCACCATACGATAGATATGTAATTGATAAAGAGACTATAATCATTGGTCGAGATTCTTCGAAAGCAGATCTTGTGATACATGATCCAGATATTTCTGCAGTCCATGCGAAAATAATTAAAACGAATGTCATCTGTATGATTGAAGATCTGAATTCTCACAATGGGACAACTCTCAATGGTAAAAAAATAAATAAAGATATCCTGAAAGTTGGTGATGAAATTGTATTAGGTTCAACCACTTTTACGGTAAGAGTTCAATCTGAAATTCTGGATCTACGTGAAGATCAGTTAATGCCAGTTGAAAAAAACCAAGTTGTTCAAGTTGAAGAAATCATTGAAGTCGATGAAGATGATGAAATAGATGACAAATCATCAGGTAAAGCGAAGGGATCATTCATTGAAAGGATGAAAAATAATCCAGAGGAGAGGAAAAAACTACTCTTCGGGGCAGTTATCCTTCTCGCATTGCTCTTATTTTTGCCAGATGAAAAGAAAGAAGAACCTAAAGTTGTAAAAACACCGAAAGTGGAAAGGCCAAAAGAAGAAAGTAAATGGACCCAAGAAGTGAAAGCTGAATTAGATACCTTATATGAACTTGCAAAAAGAGGTATCGAGGCCAATAATTTGCTCGAGGCACAAAGAAATTTAGATGAAATGAAAAAATATGATCCAAAACTGGAATATAAGAACGCTAGAGATTTAGATTCTCAAATAGAAGATGCACTTGCATTGTTAGCAAAGAAAGAAAGAGATCGCGAAAGAGATAAACTAGAAATTGAAAAAAAGGCCAGAATTAAAGAACTTGAAAAAAAAGCTGAAGAGGCAGTTGCTAAAAAACAATCGACTTTATCGAGAGAACTATTTTCAAAAATTTTAGAAGAGGATCCGGAAAATTTACAAGTAGTTATTTTAAGAAAAGAATTGGAAGATTGGGAACGAAAAGAAAATGAGAAAAAAGTTGAAGAAGCAACTAGAATTGCTGAACGCAAAAGAAAAGTTGATCTGTTTATACCCGTAGAAAAAACATATTTAAAAAAGAATTGGTATCAAGCAGCGATCGAACTTGAAAAATTTACTGAAATTAAAGATATGGATGAAGATCTCTTAATTAAAGCTAATAAATATTTAGAACAATCTAAAAAAGAACTTGAAAACATAGTTAATCCAAGACTTGGCAAGGCCCGTTCGCTAATTGAGGGACAAGACTTAAAAGGTGCTTATGAGATTTTTAAAGAAATTCTCAATTATGAACCAACAAACGTACAGGCCATAACTGAAATGAGTGAAATACGGTCTAAGTTGCATAACCGCTCTAAAAAAGTTTATAGGCAAGCATTGATTTCAGAATCTTTAAGTTTATTTAATGATGCGAAAGAAAAGTTTCAAGAAGTGCAGCAGATTTCACCAAGTGATTCAGAATATTATAAGAAAGCAACATTAAAACTAAAAAATTATTTGGAATAA